The Cloacibacillus sp. genomic interval CTGGGCAGGTCTCTATGGGGCACGCCGCCTTTTACGGGGTCGGGGCCTATGCCTCCGCCATCTTGAGTACGCGTTTTGGACTTTCTTTCTGGATCGCCTTCTGGCTTTCAGGTGTAGCCGCGGGCCTTCTTTCTTACTGCCTTGGCAGGCTTGTGCTGAGGCTTAAGGGACACGTTTTGGCTATCACGACCGCGTTTTTCTGCGTTCTGGTGAATGTTGTCATGGTCAACTGGATACCGGTTACAAACGGCCCGATGGGCATAGCGGGTATCCCGAGGCCGACTCCTATCAACCTTGGCGCGTTTGTCATCCCGTTCGAGACAAGGCTGCATTACTATTATCTAGGGCTTGTCTTTGTGGCAGCGGTTGCATGGCTGCTTTACAGGATCACCGTTTCCAGAATAGGAGATAATCTGATCGGTGTCCGAGAAAATCAGGAACTTGCAAAGTCACTTGGCATCGACACTATGAAGAGCAAAGTGTTCGCCTTCACGCTTGGCGGGGCTCTAGCTGGGCTCGCCGGTTCTTTTTACGCTCACTATATCCTCTTCATAAGCCCTGTAACATTTACCATTGGAGAGTCCATCA includes:
- a CDS encoding branched-chain amino acid ABC transporter permease is translated as MTKTARYIAFFCFLVIFLFLPHLFTMDYYLHIFVMSEIYAVLALSLALIVGFSGQVSMGHAAFYGVGAYASAILSTRFGLSFWIAFWLSGVAAGLLSYCLGRLVLRLKGHVLAITTAFFCVLVNVVMVNWIPVTNGPMGIAGIPRPTPINLGAFVIPFETRLHYYYLGLVFVAAVAWLLYRITVSRIGDNLIGVRENQELAKSLGIDTMKSKVFAFTLGGALAGLAGSFYAHYILFISPVTFTIGESINILVMVIFGGMSTLVGPIFGAISLTILPEFLRMAGALRLVIYGVALVCFIIWLPQGVWGSLKNYYLTKKTMDKE